The Raphanus sativus cultivar WK10039 unplaced genomic scaffold, ASM80110v3 Scaffold0469, whole genome shotgun sequence DNA segment GTGGAGTCGAGGACTACATATCTTTAAGCAAAtctgataaaattaaaatcaattatgGGATTTCTTTTCCGATGAGAGAATATGATCCAACgatatttattaaattgtaGTATTGTATCCTAACAAAAATACGTCGTTATCTTGTAGAACAAATTGTATCAATATTACATCAACTACATGACACTTCAGCACGTTTTTGCCTTCTTAAATGTTAAactttcagaaaaataaaagtaagtTACATAAATATAGGTGTTTCTGATAAAGATCTTGACAAGCCAATGTATCTTCCTAACGTTAGCATTCAATTGACACATTATCCCCTTTTATCCTATGAAAAGGACAGAGCTAGTACAGACAACTTCAGGATCATATTGGTCATTTACTCAGAAGAAAGGGAGAAATTCATAACCTCGCCATAACAGTGATTCAAAAGTTAAACACGAGTGACACTAACTCACCATTCATCACTCATCTACTAATCTCTCTCACTAACgctcaaaaattattttcatgaatttataaaatagccCCATAACAATTATAAAACACAATTCAACCCCCACCTTTAATTTATATTCTCCCTTTTCTACATCtgtctctttctcctcttccaACTTCTCTAAATCATTCTCTGTTCGACACCCGAGAGACGCGTTATTCAATTCAAAGCACCTCTGGATTctcatttcttttttctttaaaaaaaaaaaactatttttagtgGTGTGTCTTTAcacttttttccatttttagtCTCATTGGTTCCTCACGAGAGACAGAGctagaagagagaaaaaaaatcatctgtTCTTTCGCTTCAGCTTCTCTGTATCTGTATTGCATAAAAAGAAACTCGAGTTGCCTTGACCGCGTACAGAGAAAGAAAGCTTCAAGGAGATAGATAGCGTTTTCCAGAACGTGACTAACAATTATAATATTGAAAAAGGTTGCAACTTTGATTATAAAGAtttactcttttttctttttctttttctttttttctaatcCAATAAAGTCGCTTCCTTTTTTTGACGGTGTCCTTGTTTCAGTTCCTCCTCGTGCTTGGTCCGAAACTGACGAAAACAATCCTATTAAGACAAAATCTGGAAGAGGAGACCAGACCAGACCAGTTTTGAatttcagacaaaaaaaaatgttcggGATCCAAAACAGAAGAGACTTAACAATGGAGCTCCAATCCCAAATCCCGATCCTCCGCCCGAGCATCCACGCCCGACGAGCCAACATCGTCGTCAAGTTCCAGGACATGTACTCCTTCACGGTGGAAGGAAACGTGGACGACGTGAACGTCCTGAACGAAGTCAGGGAGAGAGTGAGGAACCAAGGGAGAGTCTGGTGGGCTCTGGAAGCTAGCAAAGGAGCTAACTGGTATCTCCGGCCCGATACCCTCTTGATCGGCGGCGACGGTGGCGGTGGTATCGCGTTGAAGACGTCTCTGAAGATCTCGGCTCTGGCGAATGCGATCACGTTGAAGAGGTTGGTCAGGAAAGGGATACCGCCGGTGCTGAGGCCTAAGGTTTGGTTCTCTCTCTCCGGTGCTGCTAAGAAGAAGTCTACGGTCCCGGAGAGTTATTACGGTGATTTGAGTAAGGCTGTTGATGGGATGGTCACGCCTGCCACGCTTCAGATCGATCATGTGAGTTTTTGATTCTTCTTTATCCATAGTGTCAATCTTTTGAAAAACTATTATGTCAAAGactatatgttatatgctacaAATGCTTTGCAGGATCTGCCACGGACTTTCCCTGGCCATCCTTGGTTAGACACTCCAGAGGGTCATGCTGCTCTAAGACGTGTGCTTGTTGGATATTCGTTTCGTGATTCTGATGTTGGTTATTGTCAGGTACACACTTATCCCTTCTCCCATCTCCATCTGTCTCTATTCATTTGAGTTCTTTGATCTTAGTCAGtgctgtttttgttttgttgcagGGACTAAACTATGTTGCGGCGTTACTATTACTGGTCATGAAGACAGAAGAAGACGCGTTCTGGATGCTAGCAGTTCTTTTGGAGAACGTGTTAGTCCGTGACTGCTACACGACCAACTTGTCTGGTTGCCATGTTGAGCAGCGGGTATTCAAAGATCTGCTTGCCCAAAAATGTCCTCGGTTAGTCTTTCCTTTGCCTTCTTGGTTCTTGGATGCTCTGAgcttatcaaatttttttttaacacattgCGTTTATTTTGCAGAATAGCTTCTCATCTTGACGATATGGGCTTTGATGTTTCCCTTGTAGCCACGGAATGGTTCCTATGCCTCTTCTCCAAAAGCCTTCCTTCAGAGGTTCTTAAGAAAGAACTAATCTAGTTGAATTATATTTTGGCTTctaaggtttttttttattgaggATGCATTGAACTTTTTGGCTTTGTAGACAACTCTAAGAGTTTGGGATGTACTTTTCTATGAAGGAGCAAAGGTTCTTTTCCATGCAGCTTTAGCAATCTTCAAGGTTCTTTACTTCTCTTCCTTTTGATGACATTTTCCTCCTTAAGAGTATGTTTCATCTCACACAgatctctcttttatttttacagATGAAAGAAAACGAGCTGCTTATGACCCACCAGGTCGGTGATGTGATCAACATAATACAGACCACTTCACACCAGCTCTTTGACCCTGATGAGTTATTAACGGTAAAGCCTTGCTCTATAGTCCAAAAGTAAAGAAGCTTAGTTTATGTATTCAAGATTCatattcctttattttttttataggtGGCGTTTGAGAAAATTGGATCAATGACTACAAACACAATCTCAAAGCAGAGGAAGAAGCAGGAACCGGCAGTGATGGCAGAACTTGACCAGAGACTGAGGAGACTCAACTCTCTTAAAGAAACTGGTACTAAGAACACATAAACATAAGAAGTATATGAGTGAGCCATAAAGTGTACAAGGAGGGAGTCCAATGGCTTATATATACTTTCTgctaaagtaaataaaataggattttctttataattttgagaccaaaaacaaaaagaccAACAAGATCCATTTTCTGAGATGGTAAATGtcaagtttcttcttttcttttttttttttgatataagTTATAATCAATTGTGATCTTCATGTTTGCTCAGAGATCCATTTCAATACTTATTTGCTTCACAGTTAAGTGCtcttctaaaaaatatttattttcataacaaaTCAAAATGTATACAACTCGTAAAAGCAGAGATGGATACATGAGGATAAGACTTGCAAAAGAAGATATTCAGAACTCTTATCTCTTCTTCAGCTTTTGACTGAGacaattaataattatacatCTCAGGATCCAACACAATCATATAGTCATCAATCAAACACTTGTTAAGAAGCATAGGGAGAAACATACTTTGAGAACAAACCACACATACTGATTCCCATCAAACGGCATTACTAAAATCAAGATCAAAGAGGAAGGAACTATCTGTCGTTCTTGTTCTCaggtgaaaaagaaaaaaaaagagatgggGAGTGAAACAAACACAACTTTCTACTGACAACGCTTCATCTCAGAAGAATTTGTTCTGGAGTTTCATTTCAAACCGCAGGCCATTCTTTACGGATGTCAAAGCTGTAGTTGATCTCCAAGTAGCACTTGTTATCATCATCAAGAAACTGCAACAATATTTTTTGGCAAAGTTAACTTTAAGCATCAACACACCACCAAAGTGTATATCTATCACAGAGTTAGTGTTTTGCCACTATCTGACCTTAGTTCTTGCAGAATATGATCCTCTAGCAAACATGCCAGAAGGAGTGGTCTCTTCAGGCATCACGTGGTTGTATGGTTCCAACTGAGGACTAAAGGTTCCAAGCATTTCCTTTCCTCTGTCCACTGAATCCACAAAAGAAGATCACATTCATTTGTCTCTCTAAACAATCAAGAATATATCAAAGACAAACTTGtgtgtgttgttgtttttttttttacctttaaCACCAGTCTTCCAAACAGTATTGGTGTACCTAAGACCAGAGACAATGTTGTTGTTAACCTGAAATGTGAATTTCAAACAGTACTTGCTCCCTTCTTTCAGAGTAAACCACATCCCCTTTGGATTC contains these protein-coding regions:
- the LOC130502253 gene encoding uncharacterized protein LOC130502253, with product MFGIQNRRDLTMELQSQIPILRPSIHARRANIVVKFQDMYSFTVEGNVDDVNVLNEVRERVRNQGRVWWALEASKGANWYLRPDTLLIGGDGGGGIALKTSLKISALANAITLKRLVRKGIPPVLRPKVWFSLSGAAKKKSTVPESYYGDLSKAVDGMVTPATLQIDHDLPRTFPGHPWLDTPEGHAALRRVLVGYSFRDSDVGYCQGLNYVAALLLLVMKTEEDAFWMLAVLLENVLVRDCYTTNLSGCHVEQRVFKDLLAQKCPRIASHLDDMGFDVSLVATEWFLCLFSKSLPSETTLRVWDVLFYEGAKVLFHAALAIFKMKENELLMTHQVGDVINIIQTTSHQLFDPDELLTVAFEKIGSMTTNTISKQRKKQEPAVMAELDQRLRRLNSLKETGTKNT